Genomic window (Gemmatimonadales bacterium):
TGTTCGTGGCCATGGGCGCGGCGGCCGTGCAGACTTCCAAGATCCGGCTCGCCACGGGCGTGCTGATTCCCGGGAATCGCATCGCGCCCGTGGCGGCGAGTGCCTTGGCCTCGCTGAACGCGCTGGCCCCCGGGCGCATCGACTTCGGCATCTCCACCGGGTTCAC
Coding sequences:
- a CDS encoding LLM class flavin-dependent oxidoreductase, which produces MDFGINLATSADSWKVVKRAEELGYARAWFFDTQMLNADMFVAMGAAAVQTSKIRLATGVLIPGNRIAPVAASALASLNALAPGRIDFGISTGFT